A stretch of Henckelia pumila isolate YLH828 chromosome 4, ASM3356847v2, whole genome shotgun sequence DNA encodes these proteins:
- the LOC140861267 gene encoding pyruvate kinase, cytosolic isozyme-like, translating into MVCSRPDLAYAISVVSRFMANPRTYHWEALKWILRYLINTTGLGLKFEKQQDEIDPVVGYVDSYFAGNLDTRKSLTGYVFIFYGTTITWKSNLQSVVALSTTEAEFIVVTRAIKEELWKKEEETLLLNGYVGLKRPKTKIVCTLGPASRSVDTIEKLLRAGMSVARFNFSHGSHEYHQETLNNLNAASRNTGVLCAVMLDTKGPEIRTGFLKEGKPIQLKQGQEITISTDYTLEGDENMISMSYKKLAVDLKPQSLILCSDGTISLTVLECDEELGLVRCRCENTAVLGERKNVNLPGVAVDLPTLTEKDKEDILQWGIPNKIDIIALSFVRKGSDLVEARKLLGEHAKDIVLMSKVENQEGVSNFDEILANSDAFMVARGDLGMEIPIEKIFLAQKNMIQKCNMLGKPVVTATQMLESMIKSPRPTRAEATDVANAVIDGSDCVMLSGETADGAYPVLAVETMAKICMEAERYINYDQLFCDILKTAPKPMSSWESMACAAVQIANSCGAASIIALCRGRTTPKFVAKYRPSVPILSVTRTEMNDEFPAKQGLIFRGVVPVIVSMVCQESDEKMLEFAMKQARVRQMCKLGDSVVVLQHNGKRSSVEIMTVS; encoded by the exons ATGGTATGTAGTAGGCCTGATCTGGCATATGCAATCAGTGTTGTGTCAAGATTTATGGCTAATCCTCGTACATATCATTGGGAAGCTCTGAAGTGGATTCTCCGATATCTCATAAATACAACTGGATTGgggttgaagtttgaaaaaCAGCAAGATGAGATTGATCCGGtagttggatatgtggattcaTATTTTGCTGGAAACTTAGACACGAGAAAGTCATTGACTGGTTATGTGTTCATCTTTTATGGCACAACGATCACCTGGAAGTCAAATTTACAGTCAGTGGTTGCCCTTTCTACTACTGAGGCAGAATTCATAGTTGTTACTCGGGCCATAAAAGAAGAATTGTG GAAGAAGGAGGAGGAGACGCTGCTGTTGAATGGATACGTCGGCCTAAAACGGCCTAAAACGAAGATCGTTTGCACGTTGGGGCCGGCTTCTCGGTCAGTGGACACGATAGAGAAGCTGTTGAGGGCCGGCATGAGCGTCGCGCGCTTCAACTTCTCCCATGGCAGCCACGAATACCATCAGGAAACGCTCAACAACCTCAACGCCGCCAGCCGCAACACCGGCGTCCTATGTGCCGTCATGTTGGATACCAAG GGTCCAGAGATACGCACCGGATTCTTGAAAGAAGGGAAGCCGATACAGCTTAAACAAGGCCAAGAAATCACTATATCCACTGATTATACCTTAGAGGGCGACGAAAACATGATCTCTATGAGTTACAAGAAGTTGGCTGTGGACTTGAAGCCTCAAAGCCTGATATTATGCTCTGATGGAACCATCTCCCTCACTGTACTCGAATGTGACGAAGAGTTGGGATTGGTTCGTTGTCGTTGCGAAAACACCGCGGTTTTAGGCGAACGGAAGAATGTGAATCTTCCGGGGGTTGCTGTAGATCTTCCTACACTTACTGAAAAGGATAAAGAGGATATATTGCAGTGGGGAATTCCCAACAAGATCGACATCATCGCATTGTCCTTTGTTCGTAAAGGTTCGGATCTTGTGGAGGCTAGGAAGTTGCTAGGGGAACATGCCAAGGATATAGTGCTCATGTCGaag GTGGAAAATCAAGAAGGGGTTTCAAACTTTGATGAGATTCTTGCAAACTCGGATGCATTTATGGTGGCAAGAGGGGATTTGGGGATGGAAATCCCTATTGAAAAGATATTCTTGGCTCAAAAAAATATGATCCAGAAGTGCAACATGCTCGGCAAGCCAGTGGTGACAGCAACACAGATGCTCGAGTCCATGATCAAGTCCCCGCGGCCCACACGAGCTGAAGCAACCGATGTGGCTAATGCGGTCATCGATGGCTCTGACTGTGTGATGTTGAGCGGGGAAACAGCCGACGGAGCCTACCCTGTGCTGGCAGTGGAAACTATGGCCAAGATTTGCATGGAAGCAGAGAGATACATAAACTATGATCAACTTTTTTGTGACATTTTAAAGACTGCACCGAAGCCTATGAGCTCATGGGAGAGCATGGCTTGTGCGGCTGTGCAGATTGCCAACTCATGCGGAGCAGCGTCGATTATAGCCTTGTGCAGGGGAAGGACTACGCCCAAGTTTGTGGCCAAGTATAGGCCTAGTGTGCCTATCCTCTCGGTGACTAGAACAGAGATGAACGACGAATTTCCGGCCAAGCAAGGGCTTATCTTTCGAGGGGTGGTGCCCGTTATTGTGTCGATGGTGTGCCAAGAATCAGACGAGAAGATGCTCGAATTCGCGATGAAACAAGCTAGAGTTAGGCAAATGTGCAAGCTTGGAGATTCAGTCGTGGTTTTGCAACATAATGGGAAGAGAAGCTCTGTGGAGATTATGACAGTGAGTTGA